A window of Fretibacterium sp. OH1220_COT-178 contains these coding sequences:
- the tyrS gene encoding tyrosine--tRNA ligase, protein MSEKAFDVLRARGYVEWCSAEDRLREVMDEGMVTAYVGFDPTADSLHVGHLIPLMALAWLQRAGHRPIALAGGGTGLIGDPSGKSKERNLITVEEVRHNVESVRAQLAHFLDFDCGKNSALLLNNYDWLSSFSFLDVLRDVGKYFSVNNLIAREYVRSRLEDPEKGISYTEFSYVLLQSIDFRHLYESYGCRLQMGGNDQQGNLLAGSDYVRKSLGGEVFGLTQPLLLTTSGTKFGKTEAGAVWLDPRRTTPYRFYQFWVNTDDRDVERLLKLFTFLPLEEIRSVIEEHSARPEERKAQRRLALETTRLVHGEEAARGVVKASSVLFDSDVDLSDLTEEAYATLREEVPFSSLELSLPAGALDVLTACGACESRGEAKRAIRQGGVSLNGVRIVDEGAMITRENLGAGRYLFVRIGRKRFHLAAFS, encoded by the coding sequence ATGTCGGAGAAGGCTTTTGATGTTTTGCGGGCCCGCGGTTACGTGGAGTGGTGCAGTGCGGAGGACAGACTGCGCGAGGTTATGGACGAGGGGATGGTCACGGCCTACGTCGGCTTCGATCCCACGGCGGACAGCCTGCACGTCGGACACCTGATCCCTTTGATGGCCCTCGCATGGCTCCAGCGCGCGGGACATCGCCCCATCGCCCTGGCGGGCGGCGGCACGGGCCTGATCGGCGATCCCTCCGGCAAGAGCAAGGAGCGCAACCTCATCACGGTGGAAGAGGTGCGGCACAACGTGGAGAGCGTCCGAGCCCAACTGGCGCATTTTCTCGACTTCGACTGCGGGAAGAACTCCGCCCTGCTGCTCAATAACTACGACTGGCTGTCGTCCTTCTCCTTCCTCGATGTTCTGCGCGACGTCGGCAAATATTTTTCCGTAAATAACCTGATTGCCCGGGAGTACGTGCGAAGCCGGCTCGAGGACCCGGAGAAGGGCATCTCCTACACCGAGTTTTCCTATGTGCTGCTGCAATCCATCGATTTCAGGCATCTTTACGAGTCTTACGGGTGCCGACTGCAGATGGGCGGAAACGACCAGCAGGGAAATCTGCTTGCGGGATCCGATTATGTCAGGAAATCCCTGGGTGGGGAGGTCTTCGGCCTGACGCAGCCCTTGTTGCTGACCACATCGGGAACGAAGTTCGGCAAGACCGAGGCCGGTGCGGTGTGGCTGGACCCCAGGCGCACCACGCCGTACCGTTTCTACCAGTTCTGGGTCAACACGGACGATCGGGATGTCGAGCGCCTCCTCAAGCTCTTCACCTTCCTGCCCCTCGAGGAGATCCGTTCCGTCATCGAGGAGCACTCCGCCCGTCCGGAGGAGCGAAAGGCCCAGCGCCGGCTGGCCCTCGAGACGACGCGCCTCGTCCACGGCGAGGAGGCGGCTCGTGGCGTCGTCAAGGCCAGTTCCGTGTTGTTCGATTCGGACGTTGACCTTTCGGATCTTACGGAGGAGGCCTACGCCACCCTCCGTGAGGAGGTTCCCTTCTCGTCCCTGGAGCTTTCCCTGCCCGCCGGAGCGCTGGACGTGCTGACCGCCTGCGGGGCCTGCGAGAGCCGGGGAGAGGCCAAACGAGCGATCCGTCAGGGCGGGGTGTCCCTGAACGGGGTCCGGATCGTCGACGAGGGAGCCATGATAACCCGCGAAAATTTGGGAGCCGGCCGCTATCTCTTCGTCCGGATCGGACGAAAGCGTTTCCATCTGGCGGCGTTTTCCTAG
- a CDS encoding lysophospholipid acyltransferase family protein: MSLAIRTLRLFQAAAKPGWRGRAVAAFLNGLLRLFSPRKRRIEANLSLVHPEKDRAWRTDMRRRLYGHLAWTVTELLALQRDPSQALHWVESVEGGHHMEALQAPGRGALFVSAHLGNWELLAAWYAQFRRAAERPSPYVVSQEIHDREISDLVREYRERSGIGLLPKGISTLEFVRLLKEGAHIALLADISWLGGVRLPFMGHDCTNTTGPAVLSLLASVPIVPVGIYRTAPFRHTIRFFPPLPVPEERDRRRRAELLTLEVNRALEKMIAPRPELWFWMHNRWKN, from the coding sequence GTGAGTCTGGCCATCCGAACGCTGAGGCTTTTTCAGGCAGCGGCCAAGCCCGGATGGCGGGGGAGGGCGGTTGCCGCTTTTCTGAACGGCCTCCTGAGGCTTTTTTCTCCACGCAAGCGGAGGATCGAAGCCAACCTAAGTCTCGTTCATCCGGAGAAGGACCGGGCGTGGCGAACGGATATGCGGCGTAGGCTCTACGGACATCTGGCCTGGACGGTGACGGAGCTTCTGGCCCTGCAGCGGGACCCCTCCCAGGCCCTGCATTGGGTCGAGTCGGTCGAGGGAGGGCATCACATGGAGGCACTCCAGGCCCCGGGAAGGGGCGCTTTGTTCGTGAGTGCTCACCTGGGGAATTGGGAGCTCCTGGCGGCCTGGTACGCGCAGTTTCGAAGGGCAGCGGAGAGGCCCTCCCCCTACGTCGTCTCACAGGAGATCCATGATCGGGAGATCTCCGATTTGGTGCGGGAATATCGGGAGCGTTCCGGAATTGGTCTGTTGCCGAAGGGAATTTCGACCTTGGAGTTCGTCCGTCTGTTGAAGGAGGGGGCTCATATCGCCCTTCTCGCGGATATCTCCTGGCTGGGAGGGGTACGGTTGCCCTTCATGGGGCATGACTGCACCAACACGACGGGGCCCGCCGTGCTTTCGTTGCTGGCCTCGGTCCCTATTGTCCCTGTGGGCATTTATCGAACGGCGCCCTTCAGGCACACCATCCGTTTTTTTCCGCCTCTGCCCGTCCCCGAGGAGCGCGACAGGCGTCGCAGGGCAGAGCTGCTGACTCTGGAGGTCAACCGCGCCCTGGAGAAGATGATCGCCCCTCGGCCGGAACTTTGGTTCTGGATGCACAATCGCTGGAAAAATTGA
- a CDS encoding glycosyltransferase: protein MSKIAHPWERAMIGNMATALRARNVSVSLFVDGGTTDFCVDGILSWRALTGLERMRLVFSGGSLWHLWGTPPLWWGLVRVRSRTVHTSWAPSPAWRGHPSRLFTEQAGDGESIIKPTFESRLPQAEEPATERSEAAYLNWRDAPPNLRKAVTDLGCRIVDLRSERFNTASAKSGFFLSGGSPSDALLAAALTIQGLAVVGRDSSYLHSLLGGEGSFIVEEDEEGAWRQAMERALSDQGRARATSARHFIKTHYSAAESADTLEALYESVLEGNA from the coding sequence GTGTCGAAAATCGCCCACCCCTGGGAGCGCGCGATGATCGGAAACATGGCCACTGCACTGAGGGCGCGAAACGTTTCTGTTTCGCTTTTCGTGGATGGTGGGACGACCGATTTTTGCGTGGACGGCATCCTCTCCTGGAGGGCGCTGACGGGGCTGGAGCGTATGCGGCTGGTCTTCTCGGGAGGATCCCTGTGGCACCTTTGGGGGACTCCCCCCTTGTGGTGGGGATTGGTTCGGGTGCGATCCAGGACGGTGCACACCTCCTGGGCCCCCTCCCCGGCCTGGAGGGGACACCCCTCAAGGCTCTTTACGGAACAGGCCGGCGACGGCGAGTCCATCATCAAGCCGACCTTCGAATCCCGTCTTCCCCAGGCGGAGGAGCCAGCCACGGAACGCTCCGAGGCGGCTTACCTCAACTGGCGGGATGCGCCACCCAACCTGAGAAAGGCCGTCACCGACCTGGGGTGTCGCATCGTGGATCTGCGGTCGGAGCGCTTCAACACAGCCTCCGCCAAGAGCGGTTTTTTCCTCTCCGGCGGCAGCCCCTCCGACGCTCTGCTCGCCGCGGCGCTCACGATTCAGGGGCTTGCCGTCGTTGGTCGGGATTCCTCATATCTGCATTCTTTACTGGGAGGCGAGGGCAGTTTCATCGTCGAGGAGGATGAGGAGGGAGCGTGGAGGCAGGCCATGGAGCGGGCGTTATCCGATCAAGGGCGCGCCCGAGCCACATCCGCCCGGCATTTCATAAAGACGCACTACTCCGCCGCCGAGAGCGCCGACACTCTTGAGGCTCTCTACGAATCGGTCCTGGAGGGGAACGCGTGA